The genomic interval ACAGATTGGAATCACACAGAGGACACAGAGAACACGGAGGAACTGAAGACGCGATTGAAGTTTCTCTGTGTCCTCTGTGTCCTCTGTGTGATGCTCTATCAGAAAGCTGTACCCGAACGATGCTCTGCAAAGTGGTATCAGCCGCCGGGAGGTGCTGGCGGAGCGGGACGCCGCGCCACAGATTCGTAGCGCAACCGAAATCCGACGTCACCTTCCCCGGCTCCGGCCGCGCCGTCTCATTCCGAGCGCGCGGCCCGGGCCGCGGCGGCACCGCCTGCGCGAGGCAAGATGCTCGACGCGCTCTCCGTCTCCGACCCGCTCACCGGGCTGAAGAACCTGCGCTACTTCCACGCGCGCCTGGAGGAGGCGTGCGCGGCGGCCGCGCGCGACGGCACCCCGCTGTCGCTGCTGGTGGTCGGCCTCGACCGCTTCGAGGCCGTCGCCGACCGCCACGGCCGCTCCGCCGCCGAGCAGGTCCTGGCCGAGGCGGCGCACGCGGTGTCGCGCGCCGTCCGCGGCACCGACACCGCCGCGCGCCTGGGCGGGACGGCCGCCCACACCGGCGGCGAGGAGTTCGCGGTGCTGCTCCCGGGCGCCGGGCTGGTGGCGGCCATCGGTGTGGGCGAGCGGATCCTGCGCGCCGTCCGCGAGGTGCGCGTCGAGCTCCCCGAGGAGGAGGTCCGCGTCACCGCCTCGGCGGGGGTCGCGTCCACCGAGGAGGGATGCACCGCGCCGGGAGACCTGCACGCGCGCGCCGACGCCGCCCTGGAGTCCGCCCGGCGCGCGGGCCGCGACCGGCTGGGGGTGCTGGACGGCCAGGCGGCCGCGCTGTCGGCGGCGCGGTCCGGGGGCGGCGGGTGAGCGGGGAGCGCGTCCCCCTCACCCCCGCGCAGGCCCTGGCCGCCGAACTGCACCAGCCCGGCGGCCGCATCGTGCTGGTGGTGGCCGACGGGCTGGGCGGGCTCCCCGTGGAGCCCGGGGGGAAGACGGAGCTGGAGACGGCCGCCACGCCCAACCTGGACCGCCTGGCCGCCGAGGGCGCCGTGGGGCTCTCCGTCCCCGTGGCGCCCGGGATCACGCCCGGCTCCGGCGTGGGGCACCTGGCGCTCTTCGGCTACGACCCGGTGGCCACGCCGGTGGGGCGCGGCGTGCTGGAGGCGCTGGGGATCGGGATGGAGGTGGGACCCGGCGACGTGGCCGTCCGCGGCAACTTCTGCACGCTGGCCGCGGACGGCACCGTGGCCGACCGCCGCGCCGGCCGCATCCCCACCGAAGAGAACCGGCGCCTGGTCGAGAAGCTCCGCCCCGTGCTGCGCGCCGAGGGCGTCGAGGTCACCCTCGAGCCCGTGCGCGACTACCGCGTCGCCCTGCGCCTGCGCGGCCCCGGCCTGGGCGACCGCGTGGAGGACACCGACCCCGAGCGGACCGGCGTCCCCCCGCTGGAGCCGCGCGGCGAGGACGGGCCGTCGCGGCGCACCGCCGGGGTCGCGGCCGCGCTGCTGGGCCAGGCGCGCGAGGCGCTCGAGGACGAGCACCCCGCCAACTTCCTGCTGCTGCGCGGCTTCTCGCGCCTCCCCCACTTCGTGCCGATGGACGAGGCGTACGGGCTGAAGGGCGCGGCGCTCGCGCTCTACCCGACGTACCGCGGCCTGGCGCGGCTGGTGGGGATGACGGTGGTCGAGGAAGTGACGACCGTCGAGGAGCAGACGGCCGCGCTCCGGCGGCTGTGGGGCGGCTACGACTTCTTCTTCGTCCACCACAAGCCCACCGACAGCACGGGCGAGGACGGCGCCTTCCAGCGCAAGGTGCAGGCGATCGAGGCGCTGGACGCGGCGCTCCCGGCGATCCTGGCGCTGGAGCCCGACGTGCTGGTGGTCACCGGCGACCACTCGACGCCCAGCCGGATGAAGTCGCACAGCTTCCACCCCGTGCCGCTCCTCCTCTGGGCCCCCGCCACCGTCCTCCCCGACGAGGTGACGGCGTTCGGCGAGCGCGCCTGCATCCGCGGCGGGCTCGGCCGCCTGCGCGCCGCCGAGGTGATGCCCCTCGCCCTCGCCCACGCCGGCCGGCTGAAGAAGTATGGGGCGTGAACCCGAGGGGGCATCCAGGGTCGAAGGATGAGCACTGTCTGGTAGAGAACTGTTCAGGGATTGGCTCTGAAAGGATCTCACACAGAGAAACAGAGAAACAGAGGAACAGAGGACTCGGGGTTCTCTGTTCCTCTGTTTCTCTGTGTGATTCCAATCTGTTTCCGTTCGGGGAGGGACAGGCGCGCCAGGCGCCGGGGCGGGGGCTGCCGGCGGCCGCGCTGGAGCCGGCCGAAGCAGAATGACGTTGTTTGTCCTTCCGCGCGCCGAAGCGGCCCCGGATCTCTCGCGCCTTCCGCCCGGGCCGTGTAGAATGCGCGTCCGGTGCCCGGGATGGACACGCCTCTCGATTGTCACACGGGGACGACGATGCTCCTGAAGCGCTTCTACGACGACAAGCTGGCGCAGGCGAGCTGGATGGTGGGGTGCGACGCCACCGGCGAGGCGCTGGTGGTGGACCCCAACCGCGACGTGGAGCGGTACGTGGCCGCCGCGGCGAAGGAGGGACTGCGCATCGCGCACGTCACTGAGACGCACATCCACGCCGACTTCGTCTCCGGCGCGCGCGAGCTGGCCGCCCGCACGCAGGCGCGCCTCTACCTCTCCGACGAGGGCGGCGACGACTGGAGGTACGGCTACGCGAAGGGTGACGGCGCAGTGCTGGTCAGGGACGGCGACCGCATCGACGTGGGCCGGGTGCGCGTGGACGTGCTGCACACGCCGGGGCACACCCCCGAGCACCTGGCGTTCGTCGTCACCGACACCGCCGCCGCCGACCGGCCGATGGGCGTCTTCACCGGCGACTTCGTCTTCGTGGGCGACGTGGGGCGCCCCGACCTGCTGGAGCGCGCCGCCCGCGTCGAGGGCACGATGGAGCAGGGCGCCCGCACCCTCTTCCGCTCGCTGCGGCGCTTCAAGGGCGCGCTGCCGGACTGGGTGCAGCTCTGGCCCGCGCACGGCGCCGGCTCCGCGTGCGGCAAGGCGCTGGGCGCGGTCCCGTCCTCCACGCTCGGCTACGAGAAGCTCTTCAACTGGGGGCTGGCGGCGGAGGACGAAGACGAGTTCGTGCGCGCCGTGCTGGCCGGCCAGCCCGAGCCGCCGATGTACTTCGCCCAGATGAAGCGGATCAACCGCGACGGCCCGCCCCCGCTCGGCGGCTTCCATGTCCCGCCGCGCCTCCCCGAGGCGGAGCTGGAGGCGGTCCTGGCCCGCGGGGCCACGGTGATCGACACGCGCCCGGGAGCCGAGTTCGCGCGCCGCCACGCCGCGGGAACGCTGAGCGCGCCGCTGGTGAAGAGCTTCCCCACCTACGCCGGCTCGGTGGTCGCCTACGACCGCCCCTTCTACCTGGTCGTGGACGAAGAGCAGCCCGGCGCGGTACAGGCCGCCGTGCGCGACCTGGCGCTGATCGGGCTGGACCACCCCGTCGGCTGGTTCGGCGCCCGCGCGGTGGACGCCTGGGCGGAGGGGCACGGCCGCCGCGCCGCGATCCCCGACTGGAGCGCCGAAGAGATGGAGCGGCGGCGGGTGACGGGCGAGGTCGAGGTGGTGGACGTGCGCAACTCGTCGGAGTTCGAGGCGGGGCACCTCCCCGGCGCGCTGAACTTCCCGCTGGGGCGCCTGGCCGAGCGCCTGGGCGATCTGCCGCGCGGGAAGACGCTGGTGGTGCACTGCCAGGGCGGCGGCCGCGCCTGGGTGGGCGCCGGCCTCCTCCAGGCGCACGGCTTCGAGGTGGCGCACCTGGCGGGCGACTTCGCCGGCTGGAAGGCGGCCGGCCGTCCGGTCGAGACCGGAGCCGCCGTCCCCGCCTGAGCAAGATCGAAAAGCCTCACACGGAGTTAACGGAGTCAACGGAGTTGTTCCTCCGTTAACTCCGTTTACTCCGTGTGAGACATGCAGTTGCGGTCGTCTTCAGCCCGCCGGAGACCCTTTCGCCCGGCGCGTGGCGGAGCGTTGCTCGGGGAGCGGGGTGCGCACGCGGCGGGTGGCCTGCAGCGCCGGCATCAGCGCGAAGCCGGCCAGGTTGGGGAACCAGAACGCCAGCACGCGGAAGCCCAGCACCACGGGCGACGCCGTGGCCATGGGCACCCCCACGCCCGTGAAGATGCCGATCATCATCACCTCCACCAGCCCCACCCCGCCGGGGATCACCCCCACCTTTCCCACCAGGAGCGGGATCCCGTAGCCCGCCAGCAGCACCCCGAACCCCACCGGGGTGCGCGCCGCCATGAACATCAGGTACAGGCAGGTGGCGTCGAGCGCAACGCCCAGCGCCGAACCCAGCAGCGGGCCCTTCCACCCGCGGCGCTTGAGCAGCCCCATGGCGTCGAACATCCCCTCCAGCGTGGTGCGCAGCTGCTCCGGGCGGGCCGGCTTGCGGCGCATGCGCGCCCACCTGGCCTGGATCTTCACCGCCAGCCGCTCGGCCCCCGCGTGGTGGCGCGATCCCCACCAGGCGAGACTTCCGGCCACGACCACCACCAGCATCGAGAAGATGAACGCCCCCCAGAGCGCGGTCGTCAGGCGCCGCAGCAGCATGAGCTGGATCATTCCCAGCACCGCCGCGGCCGCCACCACCCCCGCGTTCAGCAGCGCGGGGAGCCAGCCGGCCAGCACCGCGCCCTCGGCTCGCACCCCGCCGTCGCGCAGCCACCGGTAGCTGGAGCCGCCCATTCCCACCAGCCCGCCGGCCACCAGCCCCACCGCCCCGGCGGCCACCGTCACCACCACCGCCCGCGCGAGCGGCAGCACCTGCCCGGTGAGCAGCACGATGCGCCGCATCATGTAGCCGAGCGCCACGTAGCTGAGCACCTCGGCCAGCACGGCGAGCCCCACGTACCCGTAGCGGAAGCTACGCAGCACGCGCACGGAGTCGCGCAGGTTACCCAGCTTGGGGAAGAGCACGTACACGCCCAGCCCCAGGATGACGATCAGCACCAGGTGGCGCACCCAGTGCGAGCGCCCCTTCTCGACCTCCTCCGCCTCCTCCTCGGTCTCCTCCCAGAAGGCGCGCAGCTGCTCCACCTCGTCCGGCGGGAGCGGCTCCATCGGCGGGTCCGCCGCCGGGTCGCGATGGAAGGGGTTGCGGTGCGGAGTCACGTCGTCGGCTTCGGGGGTGGACGGGAGCGCGCGGGCCGGGGCGCGCGAAAGGCAGGCGACGCAGGGAGCGCGCCGGGTGCGTCTACGGAGGGCGGCCCCGCCGCGTTTCGCGGCCAATCTAGGCGCCCTCTCCGCCGGAAGCGAGCGGGTTTCGCCGACAGGACGAACTGCGGGTTTGGGCGTGTCCCTCCGCTGCGCTCCGGGCCGGGCTGCGCGCGCGGTAGGGCACGATACGACTGTGCCCAACCGCGCCGGGCCCCGGTCGCGCCAAACCCCCGGCGCGCCCGTGTCCCGGCCCTCCGGGCGCGCATCCCTCACGCAACCTCAGGGGACAGGGAACAGGGAACAGCCGACAACCCAATTCCGCGCCAAGCCTCGTAAAGTCCACCCTCTCCCGAAGTTGGGAGAGGGTTGCCGCTCTAAGGCGGCGGGTGAGGGCCCCCCGCCCCGAGCCCCCCGATCCGCAGTTCCGTACTTTCGTACTCCCCTACCTCCCCACCGGCCCCACCCCGATCGCGGAGTAAAGCGCGTCGGGCTCGTACACCACGCCGTCCTTCACCACCAGCCGCGTGCGGCGGATGTCGGAGATGCGCGTGAGCGGGTCGCCGTCCACCAGCACCAGGTCCGCCAGCTTCCCCGGCGCGATCGTTCCCAGCCGGTCGTCCTGCTTCGCCACGCGCGCGGCGCCCAGCGTGGCGATGTAGAGCACGTCGCCGGGCGGGATGCCGGCCTCGGCGTACAGCTCCAGCTCGCGGTGCAGGGTGAAGCCCGCCAGCCCGTCGGTGCCCGCCACCAGGCGCACCCCCGCGCGGTGCAGGTCGGCCGTCATCTGCATCAGCCGGCGGTGGCTCTCGCGGTAGCGCGCGTCCATCCCGTCGGGAACCGGCAGACCGCCCAGGCGCACCCCGCGCCGCACGTTCGGCGGGAAGCGGCCGACCACCGACGCGAACGACGGCGACACCTCCCCCAGCCGCGCCGTGAACATGTCCTCGAACACCGCCAGCGTGGGGTCCACCACCACGTCGCGCTCCTTCAGCAGCCGCACGAAGCCGCGCCACGCCTCGCCCCGCAGGTCCAGCCCCGCCGCGCCCCGCGCCACCGCCGTGAAGCGCGCCGGGGTGCGCGTGTCGAGCGAGTCGCCCAGGAAGTTCAGCGCCAGGAAGTTGGCGTGCTGCAGCTCGTCGATCCCCAGCCGCACCGCCCGCTCCGCCGTCATCGGCCAGGGGATGTGCCCGCTCACCCGCAGGCCCCGCCGGTGCGCGTGCTCGATCACCACCGGCAGGAGCGCCGTGTCCAGCGAGCTGTAGACCTTGATCTGCTGGAAGCCGAGCCGCGCGTACTCGTCGACCGCCGCGCGCGCCTCGTCGGGCGTCGTCGGCTTCGGTCCCACCGGCCCGGTGAAGGGGCCGGGGCCGTCGATGAACCCCGCCATCACCGGCAGCCGCGGCCCGAGCGACTCGCCCGCGTCCCAGCGGCGCCTGAGCCCCAGCACCGTGGCCGTGTCGTTGGCCAGGTCGCGCACCGAGGTGACCCCCGCCGCCAGGTTCAGCGGCCCGTCCAGCGGGCTCACGTGCGCGTGCATGTCCCACAGCCCCGGCAGCAGCGTCTTCCCCCGCCCGTCCACCACCTCCGCGTCCGCGGGGACGGCGGTCGACGCGTCGGGCCCCACCGCCTCGATGCGGCCGCCGCGCACCACCACCGTCGTCCCGGGCCGGCTCTGGCGCGACTCGGGGTCGAAGAGCGAGACGCCGCGGAACACCAGCGGCCGCGCGGGCCGCCGCGCCAGGCGGCGGGCCAGCTCGCCCGCGCGCGCCTCCTCGGCCGCGCGCTGCGCCGCGAAGAGCGCCGGGAGCGCCGCCTCCCACCCCTCGCGCACGGTGGCGATCCACTCGCCGCCGGACATGAAGAACTCGCCCTCGGGGGTGAGCCACACGGGCTGCGGCTCGAAGCCCAGCCCCGAGACCAGGTACTGCACCACCCGCTGCGTGCGCCCGCCCGCGCTCACCTCCAGCTCGCCCGCGCGCTCCAGCGTGGCGCGCCCCTCCGGGAGCAGGTCCAGCGCGCCGCCGGCCGCCAGCAGCGCCCGCACCAGCTCGTCTCCGGGCGTGGCGGAGTAGATCGGCAGGTAGGCCGCCGGCGCGGAGACCGCCTTCTGCCCCTCCTCGGTGCTGTTCTTCCAGCTCGCGCGGCCGTTCTCCAGCGTGAAGCGGTCCGTCACCGCGTTCTTGTAGTAGTCCACCCCCGACGTCTCGATCAGCACCGGGCGGCCGTCCGCGTCCAGCCGCACGCGCGTCTCCAGCTTCGGCCCGCGCCCGCGGTCGTTGAACTCGTAGGTGTAGCGCAGCTCCCCGTCCGCCGTCCTCCACGCCCGCCCGCTCCCCGCCGCGCGGGTCCCGCTGCCCATCATCACCGCGTAGCGCTGGGTGTCCGCCTGGACCGTCGTCGACTCCGCGGGCGAGGCCGCCGCGAGCGTGAGCAGGAGCGCGAGCATGGGTCGGGTGGGGTGGAGGATGATCGGGAGACGGAGGATCGGACCGGCGGTTCCCAAGGTGCCCGCGCGACCGCGCGCGCCGCAAGGGATTCGCGTCCGGACCGGGGGCCCGCGAAACCGGACGACGGCCACGGGGTGGCCCTCCCTGGCGGAGGATCCAGCCTTCTCTCCGGTCCCAAACGCATGAATTCTACGGACTCAATGGCATGCTCTTACCATTGCATACGGTTTTCTTTCGAGGCGCACGTGGCGCAAAGAGAGTCTTTTCCGTTCCTGGATTGGCTTCTACAAAGGACGAAGCCGTATCACGTCGTGCAGTATGGCCATCTGTATCCCCGATCTAGCACGCAACCTGCATAGCGGCCCTCGTTTTTTTGTACAGGGGCCTTCCGCCGGCACCCGCCGCAACCTTCTTCTTCATCTACAAACCCGGTTCCAGCATCTACTTAGATGATCCCTGGCCGAAGCCGGGGAAGTGCTTGCGGCGCCTGGAATAACCCCTCGGCATGCATGTTGCTTCGCCGTGCCCGGCGCTTTTGCGGAAACGTCCACCGTGGACACCCGCGCAGGCGGCTCGGACCTCACCCGGCGATCCGGTCATGATGCTCAGCACTCCACCTCCGGTCGAAGCACCCGAAGCGGCGGAGCTGCGCGGCAGGATCTTCACCGACCTCGACCGGCTGGCGTTCGCGCTGGAGATGGAGGCCGCCGAGCACCTCGAGCAGGGGCGCGAGGCCGAGGCCGCCCGCACGCAGGAGCAGCGCCTGGGCGTGCGGCTGGCGCAGCGGCTGGTGGCCGGCGTGTGGGCCGACGAGGTGGACCTCCGGCTCCGGCGCTGGGCCGCCGAGTACGAGGCACGCCTGGCCCCGGCGGCGCCATGACCGCCCCGGCGCGGCGGGCGCAGGCGGCGGGGCCGGGTCCCCGCGTGGAAGCCCACGCGGCGCGCACCCGCGCGGCCGTGTGGGACAACGCGACTTCTCGCGCCGCCCCGGCGGCGGGCCGCCGGGGCCCGCGTCCCGGGCGGCGCTTCCACATGGGTGGGCGCCACGCCGGGCGCGCCGCGGGTGCGCGCGCCGGCCAGGGTGGGAGAGAGCGCGCGGCGTAGGGCGCCGCGCCGGGGTCCGCCGCCGGGAGCCGCGGCGGGGGCGGCCGCGACCGGCCGCGCGGGTGTGGGCGAGGTGGCGCGCACGTCGACGGCGCGGGAGCGAGGGACGCCCCGGCCGAGCATCGCAGCCAGAGGAGAGCGGGGGAGCGCCGGGCCGGTGCAGTGCGGGCCCGGGGAGGGCGGCGTGTTGGGCGGGTCCCGCGCCGAACGGCGTAATCACTGCAACGGGAGGGGTGGAGTGGCTCGCAAGGTCCTGGTGACGGGAGGGGCGGGGTTCGTGGGGAGCCACCTGGTGGACGCGCTCCTGGCACGCGGCGACCGCGTGCGCATCCTCGACAACCTCGACCCGCAGGTGCACGGCCCCGGGCGGCGGCTCCCCGAGTGGGTCCCCGCCGACGCCGAGACCATGGTGGGCGACGTGCGCGACCCCGACGCGGTGCGCCGCAGCCTCTACGGCGTCGAGGTGGTCTACCACCTGGCCGCCGCGGTGGGCGTGGGCCAGTCGATGTACCAGGTGGCCGACTACACCGCCACCAACACGCTGGGCACCGCGCACCTCCTGCAGGCGCTGGTGGACGACCGCGGTAGCGTGGAGCGCGTGGTGGTCGCCAGCTCCATGTCCATCTACGGCGAGGGGCGCTACACCCGCCCCGACGGGAAGGAGCCGCGCGTCAACAGCCGCTCCGCCGACCAGCTGCGCCGCCACGAGTGGGAGCTGGTGGACCCCGACGGCGTGGTGCTCTCGCCCGCGCCCACCGACGAGGGCAAGCCGCTCGACCCCACCTCCATCTACGCGCTCACCAAGGCCGACCAGGAGCGGATGGTGCTCCAGATCGGCGCCGCGTACGGCATCCCCGCGGTGGCGCTCAGGTTCTTCAACATCTACGGGCCGCGCCAGGCGCTCTCGAACCCGTACACGGGCGTGGCCGCCATCTTCAGCGCGCGGCTCCTGAACGGCGAGCCGCCGCTCATCTACGAAGACGGCGAGCAGCGGCGCGACTTCGTCTCGGTGCACGACGTGGTGCAGGGCCTCCTCCTGGCCGCCGACGAGGAGGCCGCGGTGGGGAAGGCGCTCAACCTGGGCTCGGGGCGCGCGGTGAGCGTGCGCGAGGTGGCCTCCACGCTGGCCCGCGTGCTGGGGAGCGACCTGGAGCCCGTGGTCACCGGGCGCTGCCGGGTGGGCGACATCCGGAACTGCTACGCCGACATCTCGCTGGCGCGCGAGGTCCTGGGCTACGAGCCGCGCGTCGCGTTCGAGGAGGGGATGGAGGAGCTGGTGGCCTGGCTCGAGGGGCAGGAGCCGCCCGAGACCCACGTGGAAGCGCACGCGGCCGAGCTCGCCGCCCGCGGACTCACGCTGTGAGGAGGGGGACGATGAAGGGGAAGCGAGACTGCACGCTCGTCACCGGGGGCGCGGGGTTCGTCGGCTCCAACCTGGCCGACGCGCTCCTCTCCGAGGGCGAGAAGGTCATCGTGGCCGACAACTTCTCACGCGACGGCGTGCGGCAGAACGCGGCGTGGCTCAAGCGGAAGCACGGAGAGCGGGTGCGCATCGAGACCGTGGACGTGCGCGACGGGGCCCGCATCCGCTCGCTGGTGCGCGAGTCGAAGCGCGTCTACCACCTGGCGGCGCAGGTGGCGGTCACCACCTCGCTCGTGGACCCGCTGGACGACCTGGAGACCAACGTCCTGGGCACCTTCCACGTGCTCGAGGCCGCCCGCACCATGCTGAACCCGCCGGCGGTCCTCTTCACCTCCACCAACAAGGTGTACGGGGCGATGGAGGACGTGGAGGTGGTGCTCGAGGGCGACCGCTACGCCTACGCCGACGGGCGCGAGGGGATCGCCGAGGACGCGCGGCTCGACTTCCACTCGCCGTACGGCTGCTCCAAGGGCGCGGCCGACCAGTACGTGCACGACTACGCGCGCATCTACGGACTGCCGACGGTGGTCTTCCGCATGAGCTGCATCTACGGCACCCGGCAGTTCGGCACGGAGGACCAGGGGTGGGTGGCGCAC from Longimicrobium sp. carries:
- a CDS encoding amidohydrolase family protein; the protein is MLALLLTLAAASPAESTTVQADTQRYAVMMGSGTRAAGSGRAWRTADGELRYTYEFNDRGRGPKLETRVRLDADGRPVLIETSGVDYYKNAVTDRFTLENGRASWKNSTEEGQKAVSAPAAYLPIYSATPGDELVRALLAAGGALDLLPEGRATLERAGELEVSAGGRTQRVVQYLVSGLGFEPQPVWLTPEGEFFMSGGEWIATVREGWEAALPALFAAQRAAEEARAGELARRLARRPARPLVFRGVSLFDPESRQSRPGTTVVVRGGRIEAVGPDASTAVPADAEVVDGRGKTLLPGLWDMHAHVSPLDGPLNLAAGVTSVRDLANDTATVLGLRRRWDAGESLGPRLPVMAGFIDGPGPFTGPVGPKPTTPDEARAAVDEYARLGFQQIKVYSSLDTALLPVVIEHAHRRGLRVSGHIPWPMTAERAVRLGIDELQHANFLALNFLGDSLDTRTPARFTAVARGAAGLDLRGEAWRGFVRLLKERDVVVDPTLAVFEDMFTARLGEVSPSFASVVGRFPPNVRRGVRLGGLPVPDGMDARYRESHRRLMQMTADLHRAGVRLVAGTDGLAGFTLHRELELYAEAGIPPGDVLYIATLGAARVAKQDDRLGTIAPGKLADLVLVDGDPLTRISDIRRTRLVVKDGVVYEPDALYSAIGVGPVGR
- a CDS encoding GDP-mannose 4,6-dehydratase, with the translated sequence MKGKRDCTLVTGGAGFVGSNLADALLSEGEKVIVADNFSRDGVRQNAAWLKRKHGERVRIETVDVRDGARIRSLVRESKRVYHLAAQVAVTTSLVDPLDDLETNVLGTFHVLEAARTMLNPPAVLFTSTNKVYGAMEDVEVVLEGDRYAYADGREGIAEDARLDFHSPYGCSKGAADQYVHDYARIYGLPTVVFRMSCIYGTRQFGTEDQGWVAHFARSLLSGEPVTIYGDGRQVRDVLWIDDLVRAMRLAMDRIDTVAGEVFNIGGGAANAVSVRGVIERLRELTDSAVPVSHADWRPGDQRIYVSDTAKAERVLGWRAETPWEEGLGRLVEWLHEARLATPVLALSEPAVEEPALVQAAR
- a CDS encoding YbhN family protein; translation: MTPHRNPFHRDPAADPPMEPLPPDEVEQLRAFWEETEEEAEEVEKGRSHWVRHLVLIVILGLGVYVLFPKLGNLRDSVRVLRSFRYGYVGLAVLAEVLSYVALGYMMRRIVLLTGQVLPLARAVVVTVAAGAVGLVAGGLVGMGGSSYRWLRDGGVRAEGAVLAGWLPALLNAGVVAAAAVLGMIQLMLLRRLTTALWGAFIFSMLVVVVAGSLAWWGSRHHAGAERLAVKIQARWARMRRKPARPEQLRTTLEGMFDAMGLLKRRGWKGPLLGSALGVALDATCLYLMFMAARTPVGFGVLLAGYGIPLLVGKVGVIPGGVGLVEVMMIGIFTGVGVPMATASPVVLGFRVLAFWFPNLAGFALMPALQATRRVRTPLPEQRSATRRAKGSPAG
- a CDS encoding GGDEF domain-containing protein: MLDALSVSDPLTGLKNLRYFHARLEEACAAAARDGTPLSLLVVGLDRFEAVADRHGRSAAEQVLAEAAHAVSRAVRGTDTAARLGGTAAHTGGEEFAVLLPGAGLVAAIGVGERILRAVREVRVELPEEEVRVTASAGVASTEEGCTAPGDLHARADAALESARRAGRDRLGVLDGQAAALSAARSGGGG
- a CDS encoding MBL fold metallo-hydrolase, with protein sequence MDTPLDCHTGTTMLLKRFYDDKLAQASWMVGCDATGEALVVDPNRDVERYVAAAAKEGLRIAHVTETHIHADFVSGARELAARTQARLYLSDEGGDDWRYGYAKGDGAVLVRDGDRIDVGRVRVDVLHTPGHTPEHLAFVVTDTAAADRPMGVFTGDFVFVGDVGRPDLLERAARVEGTMEQGARTLFRSLRRFKGALPDWVQLWPAHGAGSACGKALGAVPSSTLGYEKLFNWGLAAEDEDEFVRAVLAGQPEPPMYFAQMKRINRDGPPPLGGFHVPPRLPEAELEAVLARGATVIDTRPGAEFARRHAAGTLSAPLVKSFPTYAGSVVAYDRPFYLVVDEEQPGAVQAAVRDLALIGLDHPVGWFGARAVDAWAEGHGRRAAIPDWSAEEMERRRVTGEVEVVDVRNSSEFEAGHLPGALNFPLGRLAERLGDLPRGKTLVVHCQGGGRAWVGAGLLQAHGFEVAHLAGDFAGWKAAGRPVETGAAVPA
- a CDS encoding NAD-dependent epimerase/dehydratase family protein codes for the protein MARKVLVTGGAGFVGSHLVDALLARGDRVRILDNLDPQVHGPGRRLPEWVPADAETMVGDVRDPDAVRRSLYGVEVVYHLAAAVGVGQSMYQVADYTATNTLGTAHLLQALVDDRGSVERVVVASSMSIYGEGRYTRPDGKEPRVNSRSADQLRRHEWELVDPDGVVLSPAPTDEGKPLDPTSIYALTKADQERMVLQIGAAYGIPAVALRFFNIYGPRQALSNPYTGVAAIFSARLLNGEPPLIYEDGEQRRDFVSVHDVVQGLLLAADEEAAVGKALNLGSGRAVSVREVASTLARVLGSDLEPVVTGRCRVGDIRNCYADISLAREVLGYEPRVAFEEGMEELVAWLEGQEPPETHVEAHAAELAARGLTL
- a CDS encoding 2,3-bisphosphoglycerate-independent phosphoglycerate mutase, coding for MSGERVPLTPAQALAAELHQPGGRIVLVVADGLGGLPVEPGGKTELETAATPNLDRLAAEGAVGLSVPVAPGITPGSGVGHLALFGYDPVATPVGRGVLEALGIGMEVGPGDVAVRGNFCTLAADGTVADRRAGRIPTEENRRLVEKLRPVLRAEGVEVTLEPVRDYRVALRLRGPGLGDRVEDTDPERTGVPPLEPRGEDGPSRRTAGVAAALLGQAREALEDEHPANFLLLRGFSRLPHFVPMDEAYGLKGAALALYPTYRGLARLVGMTVVEEVTTVEEQTAALRRLWGGYDFFFVHHKPTDSTGEDGAFQRKVQAIEALDAALPAILALEPDVLVVTGDHSTPSRMKSHSFHPVPLLLWAPATVLPDEVTAFGERACIRGGLGRLRAAEVMPLALAHAGRLKKYGA